CCGTTCGATAACATCTTGTGCTTTTTCcaacataaaacatttacactggcaaatttaaatacaaaattaccatAGTacaaaagaaaaatctcaatatttaaaaaaccaaatcatTATCCCAACATGAGTGAATCTAGGTGCACAAAAATAGTCTACTGCAAAACTGTTTCATTCTAGACGGAAGGGATAAAACTGGTCAGAAAAGGATGTATTTTATCTGGACTGTTACGAGAGTAGGACAAGTTGAACTGAACAGGCCACTGGATGCCTCAAATAATTCACGTCTGTATGTATGTCGCTcacttataaatacttatataatagttTTCGACTATCTAGGTCAACAATTTACTTTACTAAATTTTGTCAATtggaatgttctaaaatatattagaagAGATTTCATTGATAGTGCTAGATCTCTACGGacaaatattgaaaacttatatagtaaatttatattacaaaattattttattttaatttaataaaaacttaatttcagtATCAACAGCTTTTTTAAACTGACTTTGTTtactagtaaaattaatttcatctGAAAACACGCTAAGAAAATATTCTGTTATTGCCTTGTAGATGTGATGTAGAACTAATTGTTATAAGCTATACATATATGGATACCCAACCAAGAATtatgcttatttatttaattttggtttaattacTAAAATGAGATTAGATTctaaagtgttatattttaaacaaaattaaagagtagatattttaaattaatttctatccAGAATATCCGACCAAACTAAGGACGAAGTTCCAAAATTCTTTTGTTTCCCACGCATTCTCGTGCATTTACAAACACGTAAGCGGTATTTCATACctaaattccttttaaaaaggAATCTCAAGTATTCATGCCATAACTTATTGTCTTTAggagatatttttatttccaagacCACTTATAGTGCACTAGACATACCTGACAGAAGTCATGACCTTTGGGAGATGTCCGTCTACCCAACGACTTTTATCATCCCAATTATTTCTGATAAAAGCCATGTCAGTTGGAGATCGCTGTCTCCAGTCTTTAGACGATATCCCTATCTCCAGAATTACTTATGGTGTCCAAGCATTTCTGACATAAGTGATGAAATTTGAAAGATATCCCTATCTCAAGAACCCTTATGGTAAACCAGACACTCTAGATATAAGTATTTCTTTAAGATGCACCATTGCAAGAACCATCTGCTTACCCGACGTTTCTGACTTTTGTTATGATATTCGTATCTTCAGATACACCAACTTATTGGTACTGGAACACAGATTTTGGACccagttttactattattttatttcatataaacttatttttacataaataatgttacatcAAATCACTCTTGAATTTaggttataaaaatgtgatataaattgTACCAAGTCTGCTAATAAATGTGTTTACTTAAAGAGTAGACGATACCCAAGTGAGGTTCCATGTACCGGCACTGCTGGTTATCTGTCTAGACTCTGGGCAGACTGCGGTTAGCTGAGCACTGATGTAGAGGAGATAAATTGTTTGTGTTTCCCTAAGTGCAAAGTGCCTTCTTCCTCAACAATTTACTTTACGTGATTGTGTCACTGACAAGTATCTCTTCAGGCAATCTCAGCAGATAGCACGACTCCACTGACAAGCTTACTTTTTTTACTCCTTTTGTAAAAGGagtattatcatcattatcatcgTTCTTTATATTCTTCTATATGGCTTGAGTTATTGACAATTTGGGACTTGTAATCTATATCTTGAGATTTTTTAACCGTCAGTGTATTTGAACCAAATTCATTTTATATGTCGTGCATTAGCTTCAAAATTTAAGTCACCAGATTACGAATGATATATCtatgtatagtattatttatatttccttgGAACCATTACAAATATCCGTCTATTGCGTATAGATAGCTTCCTGAAAATGATCTTTTTTATGTGGCATGTGGAATCAGGAATTAGTTCAACGTTAGGGTCAGGATTGTACTCGATGGAGAATTGAAATGGAATCTTAAGGAGAGAATTGGGGGATTCTGTCGCAGAATATCTTTAAAAACATAACCGACATGAAAAATTACTaccaaatttgtttataatgtttttaacaatatttcaacttAGTATCCGTGTCCGTGTTCGTTTATTTGTCCGTGTTTGTGTGTTTAATTAATGACGACGCTCAGTGACGAAACATTTTAACGATTGTACTACtgatttaacaattatattttaatatcgaAACGCGcaagaaaaatatagtttttgaatTGCTGATAAAAGAtatgtaaatactatttattgcAACCTAGGGGCTAGAACATGAGTTTTGATCATGACTTATTAATGACTTAATGCTTCTCTTTTCCTTTTATACTTACATGATGGGTTTCAAACTAATGACACTGCTGTAGAACTACATTGAAAGATGTGATACTGAAACAGCTGTTAAAGGATTTGAGCTAAGCTTGGTTTATTTTACTCATGGCTTACACTAGTATTTCTTACTATGTAACCTAGATGTGcatttacaaaccaaattaacaaaaaaagtaacGAAAAAAGTAAGAGAAGTTGGAGAGAATGATATTAAAAAGCTGTTAAAAGACCGGATATAACTTGGGTTCATTATTCCTCACTTACTCgtttatttcttacttttttacCTGCATGTGGAGCTTCGAACAAAAAAACATTGACAAAAACAGCTTTACAGTTCATAGGtgggtaaaattttattttaaaaactgcaagTGAACAAGAGAAACTTATCTTGGTTAATTGTTACTATGAATTTTGTAcacttaattatgtaaattttgaatggtataaatttacatgtaatttGTCATACAGCGCAACGATAGGAACATGAGAGGGTATTACCAGTGATGAGGAAGTGTATGTTACCAGTGATGAGGATGAGTATGTTACCAGTGATGAGGAAGAGTATGTTACCAGTGATAAGAGCGTATTGCAAGGTATTGAGGAAGAGTGTGTTACCAGTGATGTGGAAGTGTATGTTACCAGTGATGAGGATGAGTATGTTACCAGTGATGAGGAGGAAGAGTATGTTACCAGTGATAAGAGCGTATTACCAAGGTATTGAGGAAGAGTGTGTTACCAGTGATGTGGAAGAGTATGTTACCAGTGATGAGGATGAGTATGTTACCAGTGATGAGGAAGAGTATGTTACCAGTGATAAGAGCGTATTGCAAGGTATTGAGGAAGAGTGTGTTACCAGTGATGTGGAAGAGTATGTTATCAGTGATGAGGGAGGGTGAGTTACCATTGAAAGTAGTTCAATCTCAATGTCACTGTGAAACTATTGAAGTAGGTTCTAATGCTAAAATGAGGCTGCTCAAATAGTGTTCTTGGCAAAACTGGTGTCTACATAATTAAACTTTGATAACTTTGGCGAGAGTGTGATATAAATATGGGGATGGTGGGAATTTGAGGGAAAAGATATTAGGGAGTTActgaagaaatttaatttggtagTTAGTAGTAAAATCGCCCGTAATATATCTAAGTATACGTACATTTTAGttcttattgaaaaatttaaaatgtctttatttgaCGTGGAGGTAGGGTTGATTTGGCCCAATGTGAATGggataaatattaagttattttgtaatattcattttaatacttatttttgataTCGTAGTgtcctaaaagtgttttattggcATATCCGCATGAATGTGTTTCGGTAGAAACCAAATAAACACTtagaatgtatataaaatttgtgtatatttagttAGTGAATGTCCAAATACAACTAtcataaaagtaaacaaaaaattgtatacggaatttttactttcacaaaacGCTAATTTAGAAAAAGCAGTGTAACAATGGAGATCCAATctacatataatatttgtatgtacattttaaattgcaaagAAAAGCTGAGTACCATCGCAATTGTAGCTCTAGTTAGTGCTTTGAGTGAGACGAAGAGATAATTTGTGTTCTGAGGAGTGTTTAACGCTGTCAAAGGAACAAAGTATAAGTTACAACTATTCCAGTCTAGTCCCGCTGAAACACATATTCTAATGTGTACGGTCGACAGCAACTTCATTTAAAAGGAATCTTTTCATGATATCGTGTGTAGCGTGTAATTAATGTAAACtcgttttaaagtaaaaagacattacaattttatttcttagtaaATAGTAAgaacaaattgatttttatgtgtacaaataaatttttgtacaatattttctgATATCAGACTAAAAAGACtacatttaaacctatttaaaattgaaaatacgagaaaaacattatttcagttattaacgaaatttttacaaataagttaACTATCTAAACTCTTCTAACCATTTGCAACGGTACCACGACTATCCTTTAAATATGACGGTTCACACCGTGTCAAACCtgacaaaaatttaatatcttgaaATACTTCATCCTCGGTGTGGTCTGTCAACAGATATATTAAGGCCACAACTGGCAGAGCCAGTAATGCATATCTACTTATACATATCTGTATATGTGGAGAGGCAAAGATGTATCATGGCGGGTTAAGGTTAAGCAATCATCGGTCAATATGACTTTTTTGTATATGTTATCCAGTAATTGTGTGAGGGAAATAACTTTTCATAGTTTTCAACGCCCCAACGCGGTCCAAAGTCAAAATCTCTAATGATAGTAAGAATTAGCCGGTGCGGAAAGTACGAGAAAGAAAACATGGATACTCGTATGCAGGTCTGCCAACCACGCACTCTGACAAtgaaataaatctgtaatataaaaattaattgttatatcaGGGATTTAGTTATTTATCAACAGATGATTTTGATCACATGATTTATAGTTGTAGGcaaatatcaaagtaaataataaaaaattactagtagatatatatatatatatatatatatatatatatataagtagatatgaatgtgagggttctagctcacttttgggacagtcagaaaatcaacgtaaaatactgtttaaaggacaataaactaatctgtaactcacgaatgaaaaattaaccgaatctatagctgttttactgttcattgtaggcttctaattttaagctgttttaatgaaaaaatccagaaatcttcgaaatctttattccacgaagttaattgtaacacagtctttatctttaatagtcttctttccagtaacaaccaagtgtaatttttcatttttgttcaattctttaatctttttttcatccaaaacagtcaaaaatctgtttggcaagtgttactttacaatcttccaactcggcaattattgtaaaacccgaatttatctttcattttctccaaattcacaattttgtatttcttattttcttctaattctattaatttcttgtattctttgaatgttaaatcaccaaccttattcaactcttgtaaacagtgccatttacatagaaaaaaattaatacttctacacttttaaggtgaaaaatcaacactatacttccaaaatacacaaaaaaccggggttttgacctaaaaacgtgtttttagggtcaaaaccacagctcttaaggtgcatatatactagagtttttttgaaaaaatcctgaaaatctactgaatttctctaattattgcgaatttttagctttaaagttgataatgtgaacgatatttctcgaaaaatcactacaaaattgaaatttaataaatctctaaatgaaattttttctatataaatagaagaatcaaaggctgtttaaccataaattgtgctgatttgtatcaaattttagtaaaaatctgtactttttcaaagtgttagttaaacaaatttttcttctttaaatagaagaatcaaaggctgttcaaccataaattgtgctgatttttatcaaattttgataaaaaatccttagaaatctactgaattattgctatttttcagcttaataaaaagatattttactaaaaagtaaaacttggcagattcaaatttttccctatttaaatggagaggaaaaagatatcctgcccgtactgcaaaaaagatgttttcgaacatcattttacccgacattataagtcgaaaaaatcatttgaagaacaaagaaatttataataaagaactaaattatttgaggacttgggctaaagagaatcaaatcgatggtcacgagaagatgtacaatatagaaaaattgcgtgaactaaagaaaaatttttaaggaaagtaaaaaagatctcaatctatttaaagatgaaaaatttcaatcaatcgctgagaaattgtccattgaaacaaacgataaaactaagtctgaaatgatcgaagaaattgacaaaactcttaatgagaaacctgaaaatatcattgatgtagaagttttatcctcaatacatggtctatttaagcaatacattttaacaaatttgaacgacaatttcatgtcaatttacaaatatcttttctattttgcgcccagaaattaaaagtttaatcgaaaaatttcaagaaactgtgaaaaatagtaaaggatatctccttttagaatgcgaatacgaaacgaactttagtgaacggatgaaacacaaacttgtccaatgtactttactataaaagcagacgagatctttgatgtaaacgactttattactaagcaatttaataaattaacacatcgagaacagacaaatcatccaaataagggttctggatggacatttaaaagctgcaaacaactagttttgagccttaataaacacgaaataatgaacgcaggatcatatatcgatttgccaaagaaaatcaaagataagaaagcttgtgtaaatatcaaaaataaagatgatttctgttttgtttattctatccgatgcgctattgaaaaacctgaaaagaatgctgacagagcaaagcaatacgagaaatttgtaaatgacgagatattttcaggtttcgagtatcaatgtccttaaaagatatacaattatttgaaaaacgaagcagtaaagcaaagtataattatccgaaaatgtctgtaaatgtctatagttttgatgaaaaactcaatattgttccgttacaaatttcagaaatttatgatgccgagttagaaaatccgatttattgtatgttaaacaagatgacaaatctcattatgttttgataacagatttaaataagctcgttttctctcagttatctaagtgtaaaaataaaaaatttctatgcagaagatgtttaagccatttctacaatctggagatttaaacagaccatttagaaatttgtaaaaatcacgaagttttgtaagccaattatgccgtttccaggtcaaacaacaacatttattaattatcaaaagaaatttctcatccttacgttaatttatatggattttgaaagcatattagagaagattctcacatgcaaaaacaatccgcaaaagtcgactacaaccaagattcagaagcacattccttatggttttactctatatttagtgtcaaatgtgacaaatcgcatgtacaaacctatatgttatagagcaaaaaatgaagaagatttgcaaatgttcctgcaaaattgtttgaagagctcaataaaatatcaaaatacatagctaaaaagtataattctaagaacaaaaaaacctatgaaattgaccgaagaagaagaattagcgtaccaaaattctagtctttgtcatatttgtgaatgtgagggttttgataatcaaacaagaaaaaaaagtacgagatcattgtcatttaacaggtaaatttagaggttcagctcatttatcttgtaacttgaatctcaagtttcctcaaaatattccagttttctgtcacaatatgagtaactacgatactcatttgtacataaaagaattggcgaaacaatatggaaacgttgatttgattgcaaacacagacgaaaaatatataaattattctgtaaattctggatatgggtatgagtttgaagatgataaaccaagaaagttcatcaagttttctttcgtagatacgttcagattttatggcatcgtctatagaaa
This Homalodisca vitripennis isolate AUS2020 chromosome 3, UT_GWSS_2.1, whole genome shotgun sequence DNA region includes the following protein-coding sequences:
- the LOC124358268 gene encoding histone-lysine N-methyltransferase SETD1B-like, translated to MVQITRAAKYLGALLDNKLTWRDQIFRTVDSMYRPLRCDEDEYVTSDEEEYVTSDKSVLQGIEEECVTSDVEVYVTSDEDEYVTSDEEEDDVEEYVTSDEDEYVTSDEEEYVTSDKSVLQGIEEECVTSDVEEYVISDEGGPPTSHRQVSAADSSFSAHCSRYLV